A part of Aegilops tauschii subsp. strangulata cultivar AL8/78 chromosome 2, Aet v6.0, whole genome shotgun sequence genomic DNA contains:
- the LOC109765702 gene encoding CBL-interacting protein kinase 29-like produces the protein MEHPWFCHGASDGGEQEQLMRDHKEAAWFNAEFEEDMARAMTAFDILAFSPGSDLSGMFGAGPGTERVFVGEPATVVLAQVEEAGRKRGHRVRREGYHAGPVYVEAMAGGIVAKVTVFRIADAVSVVEVVKGHGAEAAAFWKDWLEPVVKPRTV, from the coding sequence ATGGAGCACCCCTGGTTCTGCCACGGTGCGAGCGACGGAGGCGAGCAGGAGCAACTGATGCGCGACCACAAGGAGGCGGCGTGGTTCAACGCGGAGTTTGAGGAGGACATGGCCCGGGCCATGACCGCGTTCGACATCTTGGCCTTCTCGCCCGGCTCGGACCTCTCTGGGATGTTCGGCGCTGGGCCGGGCACGGAGCGGGTGTTCGTGGGCGAGCCCGCCACTGTCGTGCTAGCCCAGGTCGAGGAAGCCGGGAGGAAGCGAGGGCACCGCGTGAGGAGGGAAGGGTACCACGCCGGGCCGGTGTACGTGGAGGCGATGGCCGGCGGCATTGTTGCCAAGGTGACTGTGTTTAGGATCGCTGATGCGGTGTCAGTGGTCGAGGTCGTGAAGGGCCACGGTGCGGAGGCTGCGGCGTTCTGGAAGGACTGGCTCGAGCCGGTCGTGAAGCCTCGGACAGTGTGA